One window of the Reyranella humidisoli genome contains the following:
- the infA gene encoding translation initiation factor IF-1, with protein sequence MAKEDLIEFTGVVSELLPNAMFRVKLDNDHIILAHTSGKMRKNRIRVLAGDRVTVEMTPYDLTKGRITFRFK encoded by the coding sequence ATGGCCAAGGAAGACCTGATCGAATTTACCGGTGTGGTGTCGGAGTTGCTGCCCAACGCGATGTTCCGGGTGAAACTCGACAACGACCACATCATTCTCGCCCATACGTCGGGCAAGATGCGCAAGAACCGCATCCGCGTACTGGCAGGCGACCGCGTGACCGTCGAGATGACGCCGTACGACCTGACCAAGGGCCGAATCACCTTCCGCTTCAAGTAG
- a CDS encoding Maf family protein, producing MSAPPIPPLVLASASPRRLDLLRQVGYEPATIDPADIDETPHARELPRAYALRMARAKLDVVAQRHPGALVLAADSVVVCSRRILPKTEDEAEARDCLMRLSGRRHRVLGGVAVAGPGGRVQTRLVETVVRFKRLEKPEIDAYLASGEWQGKAGGYAIQGRAASFVAFLSGSYSNVVGLPLFETVALLKAVAR from the coding sequence TTGAGCGCCCCGCCGATCCCCCCGCTCGTACTGGCCTCCGCGTCGCCGCGACGGCTCGACCTGCTGCGGCAGGTCGGATACGAGCCCGCGACGATCGACCCCGCCGACATCGACGAAACACCGCACGCGCGGGAGCTGCCGCGCGCCTATGCGCTGCGCATGGCGCGCGCCAAGCTCGACGTCGTGGCGCAGCGTCATCCCGGCGCCCTCGTGCTGGCGGCCGACAGCGTCGTGGTGTGCAGTCGCCGTATCCTGCCCAAGACGGAAGACGAGGCGGAGGCGCGCGATTGCCTGATGCGGCTGTCGGGCCGCCGCCATCGCGTGCTGGGCGGCGTCGCCGTCGCCGGCCCCGGCGGACGGGTGCAGACGCGGCTCGTCGAGACCGTCGTGCGCTTCAAGCGGCTGGAGAAGCCCGAGATCGACGCCTATCTCGCCAGCGGCGAATGGCAGGGCAAGGCCGGCGGCTATGCCATCCAGGGCCGCGCCGCGTCCTTCGTGGCGTTCCTGTCCGGCTCATACAGCAACGTCGTGGGGCTGCCCCTGTTCGAGACGGTGGCATTGCTGAAAGCGGTGGCCCGATGA
- a CDS encoding ribonuclease E/G gives MSRIDRLVCHVLPKAFLMALVSDGRLAELQVVRRDKPSRVDGIFLGRLERVMTDLDAAFVDIGIGRAGFLRAEDRSGSDGWPPPGAPLLVQVRNDGEGDKGPRLSMNVAVSGRYLVYRPNGSGVTFSRRIEGESERDRLRAHVEGLLEGGIVLRTAAAGATAEVLRADATSVLERWEKIRRLALDIQPPADLSSRVPGERDPIAHALRDHGATLEEVIIDDRTMARTLQDQMDRLGEKIRVRWHNGSMPAFDIDDVAGQIDTALAQRIALESGVEVLFEPGETLCAVDVDSAGAGGRQGRAPRRPVEVNLEAAPAIAQQLRLRNIAGAVVIDFVTMRSAYDRDKVQAALAEALAADPVPTQIYGFTRLGLFELTRARRGPTLAAQLEALEKSDD, from the coding sequence ATGAGCCGGATCGACCGGCTCGTCTGCCATGTGTTGCCCAAGGCGTTCCTGATGGCCCTGGTGTCGGACGGGCGCCTGGCCGAACTGCAGGTCGTGCGTCGCGACAAGCCCTCGCGGGTCGACGGCATCTTTCTCGGCCGGCTCGAACGGGTAATGACCGACCTCGACGCGGCCTTCGTCGACATCGGCATCGGCCGCGCGGGCTTCCTGCGCGCCGAGGACCGCTCGGGCAGCGACGGCTGGCCGCCGCCCGGCGCTCCGCTGCTGGTACAGGTGCGCAACGACGGCGAGGGCGACAAGGGTCCACGACTGTCGATGAACGTCGCCGTCAGCGGACGCTATCTCGTCTATCGCCCCAACGGCTCGGGCGTGACCTTCTCGCGGCGCATCGAGGGCGAGTCCGAGCGCGACCGGCTCAGAGCGCATGTCGAGGGTCTGCTCGAAGGAGGCATCGTGCTGCGCACCGCCGCGGCGGGCGCGACGGCCGAGGTGCTGCGGGCCGATGCCACCAGCGTGCTGGAGCGGTGGGAGAAGATCAGGCGCCTGGCGCTCGACATCCAGCCGCCGGCCGACCTGTCCTCGCGCGTGCCCGGCGAGCGCGATCCGATCGCGCACGCGCTTCGCGACCACGGCGCCACCCTCGAAGAGGTGATCATCGACGATCGCACCATGGCCCGCACGCTACAGGACCAGATGGACCGTCTGGGCGAGAAGATCCGCGTCCGCTGGCACAACGGCTCGATGCCGGCCTTCGACATCGACGATGTCGCCGGCCAGATCGACACCGCGCTGGCGCAGCGCATCGCGCTGGAGAGCGGCGTCGAAGTGCTGTTCGAGCCGGGCGAGACGCTGTGCGCCGTCGATGTCGACAGTGCCGGCGCCGGCGGCCGCCAGGGGCGGGCGCCGCGCCGGCCGGTCGAGGTCAATCTCGAGGCGGCACCGGCGATCGCCCAGCAACTGCGCCTGCGCAACATCGCGGGCGCGGTGGTGATCGATTTCGTCACCATGCGCAGCGCCTACGACCGCGACAAGGTCCAGGCGGCGCTGGCGGAGGCGCTGGCGGCCGACCCGGTGCCCACCCAGATCTACGGCTTCACCCGCCTGGGCCTCTTCGAGTTGACCCGCGCCCGGCGCGGCCCGACCCTGGCGGCCCAGCTGGAGGCGCTGGAGAAGAGCGATGACTGA
- a CDS encoding DNA gyrase inhibitor YacG gives MTDRNVPLRAVRIEPKCPTCGKPADPKYKPFCRKRCADIDLGRWLKEGYRIETDEVPGEDDAENRGDGPSGQRG, from the coding sequence ATGACTGACCGGAACGTGCCGCTGCGCGCCGTGCGCATCGAGCCGAAATGTCCGACCTGCGGAAAGCCTGCGGACCCGAAATACAAGCCGTTCTGCCGCAAGCGCTGCGCCGACATCGATCTCGGCCGCTGGCTGAAGGAAGGCTATCGCATCGAAACCGACGAGGTTCCGGGCGAGGACGATGCTGAAAACAGAGGGGACGGACCGTCTGGACAGCGAGGCTGA